One genomic segment of Rubeoparvulum massiliense includes these proteins:
- a CDS encoding acyclic terpene utilization AtuA family protein, protein MKSIRIGAGQGFYGDTVDGALRMARYGDVQYICFDTLAELTMAILHKDAKKNPRGGFPKDFAVTLRTLLPYVKEKGIKLITNAGGINPVGARDLAVQIARELGIHDLRIGIATGDNLVPFLHELGEKGVKWRCNGETLNSQAYTERLLFANAYLGATPIVRCLEAGADIVITGRTTDSAQFLAPMIYELKWRPDDWDKLAQGVLLGHLMECSAQSTGGNFSGDWWNIEGYEEIGYPLCEVSEDGSALLTKPPQTGGRVSVETVREQFLYELHNPAEYLTPDVTCDFSQVAFHQEGENQVRILGARGTAAPPTLKAVMGISDGYMGQGMVGYSWPDAKAKCEKVLQIIQKQTQLQQIPLQAFHHEFLGLNSLHGPLAHGVNEEELNECYLRVAVKTERKEDAERFGRLFPPLALNGPPFIGGLSSMWSARALSQLASALIPREWVETRVVHDVVEV, encoded by the coding sequence ATGAAGTCAATACGAATTGGTGCAGGGCAGGGTTTTTATGGGGATACAGTAGATGGAGCACTACGAATGGCAAGGTATGGGGATGTTCAATATATCTGCTTCGACACCCTTGCAGAGTTGACCATGGCCATTCTGCATAAGGATGCGAAGAAAAATCCACGAGGTGGTTTTCCAAAGGATTTTGCAGTGACCTTGCGTACTTTGCTTCCCTATGTGAAGGAGAAGGGGATCAAATTAATTACCAACGCCGGAGGAATCAATCCTGTTGGTGCCAGAGATTTGGCTGTACAGATCGCCCGTGAACTAGGAATTCATGATCTACGTATCGGCATTGCTACGGGGGACAATTTGGTTCCATTCCTCCATGAATTAGGTGAAAAGGGTGTGAAATGGCGGTGTAATGGAGAAACCCTCAACTCACAAGCCTATACAGAGCGGTTGTTGTTTGCCAATGCTTATTTAGGCGCGACTCCCATTGTTCGCTGCCTTGAAGCAGGAGCAGATATCGTGATTACTGGTCGGACAACAGATTCTGCACAATTTTTAGCCCCGATGATCTATGAACTGAAGTGGAGGCCTGATGATTGGGATAAGCTAGCGCAGGGCGTCCTATTAGGTCATCTGATGGAATGCTCTGCCCAATCTACAGGAGGGAATTTCAGCGGGGATTGGTGGAACATTGAGGGCTATGAGGAGATTGGTTATCCCTTATGCGAAGTGTCTGAGGATGGTTCCGCATTATTAACGAAACCCCCTCAGACAGGGGGACGTGTGAGTGTTGAGACAGTACGGGAACAATTCCTCTATGAGCTTCACAATCCCGCGGAATACCTTACCCCAGATGTGACCTGTGACTTTTCCCAAGTCGCTTTTCACCAAGAAGGGGAGAATCAGGTTCGAATCCTTGGCGCACGTGGAACAGCAGCACCACCAACACTCAAAGCGGTGATGGGCATCTCTGATGGCTACATGGGTCAAGGAATGGTGGGCTACTCCTGGCCGGATGCCAAAGCCAAGTGTGAAAAAGTTCTCCAAATTATCCAGAAGCAGACCCAACTGCAGCAAATTCCACTCCAAGCCTTTCATCATGAGTTTCTAGGCCTTAATTCATTACATGGGCCATTGGCTCACGGGGTGAACGAGGAGGAATTGAATGAGTGTTATCTGCGTGTTGCCGTAAAAACAGAAAGGAAAGAGGATGCTGAACGCTTTGGTCGCCTCTTTCCGCCCTTAGCATTAAATGGTCCACCGTTTATTGGAGGATTGTCCAGTATGTGGTCTGCCCGAGCACTAAGTCAATTAGCTTCTGCATTAATTCCACGGGAATGGGTTGAGACGAGAGTAGTTCATGATGTGGTGGAGGTGTAA
- the rpsD gene encoding 30S ribosomal protein S4 produces the protein MARYTGPIWKKSRRFGISITGTGKELNKRPYAPGQHGPNQRKKMSEYGLQLNEKQKLRYMYGMNEKQFARLFERAGKMEGVHGENFLTLLECRLDNLVYRIGFARTRRAARQLVSHGHVTVNGKKVDIPSYHVRLGEVIGLRERSRDLQIVKEALDENVFRPEYLNFDENKLEATFTRLPERSELPQEIDEKLIVEFYSR, from the coding sequence ATGGCTCGTTATACTGGCCCAATTTGGAAAAAATCACGCCGTTTCGGAATCTCCATTACCGGTACTGGCAAAGAGTTGAACAAGCGCCCATACGCTCCTGGTCAACATGGTCCCAATCAGCGTAAAAAGATGTCTGAGTACGGCTTGCAATTGAATGAAAAGCAAAAGCTTCGTTACATGTATGGCATGAACGAAAAGCAATTTGCTCGTTTATTTGAACGTGCAGGTAAGATGGAAGGCGTCCATGGTGAGAACTTCTTAACCTTGCTCGAATGCCGTCTTGATAACCTTGTATATCGCATCGGATTTGCTCGCACACGTCGTGCTGCTCGCCAATTAGTATCTCATGGTCACGTTACCGTGAACGGTAAGAAAGTGGATATTCCATCCTACCACGTAAGACTTGGTGAAGTGATCGGCTTACGGGAGCGTTCCCGTGACCTGCAAATCGTGAAGGAAGCATTGGATGAAAATGTTTTCCGTCCAGAGTACCTCAATTTCGACGAAAACAAATTAGAAGCAACCTTTACTCGTCTTCCTGAACGCTCTGAGCTTCCACAAGAAATCGACGAAAAACTTATCGTTGAGTTCTACTCACGTTAA
- a CDS encoding septation ring formation regulator EzrA — MSEAATIKRTWILILIYSLVFTLTVGAVGFPKDKDALVIDEENYFIRQQIESLTQNIQSKAAAFRVVILSKADSMTTQEYTNQLFDELKIPDDGLLLVMAMETGEIVAKPGKALIELGIDGKLITQKINTLIVPNAEHNMHLEGISTFIDSIDGEITTARHRQATLESSIVDKKAEQNEDANVLGMPFWLKLILGLTILAALALAYIYWMRHRMLRMVEDLSTIKLDLEERLTNYTGIPGIAGLSIEQQRRIQEIKQSWKKMAEEHLPNFEMNLFEIEEEISHLHFIRAKQMMMDADQLMDQVEQQAIQMVEDWQDWIDQTENVQDRAIEVERIVVQIQQELLVYVNDGKLVMDSIQEEWKQLHELREELQTLAKEERMAEATPILDEIESIVEKLKSFTSLIPHISEEMEVTIPNDLDQLTQFANEMEVHGFALREVGFYEEIEQVRKNWALMLTQFHEGNIRDMIPQVQELKQQLDKMFQHLEEEVSAKERTGQALQRIHSSIHTLQEKQTEVEHLLFDVKQHYRLQDDEAVASQAMANLPQIQEEMEEKIVQIEGKMKGKAPIYNSLYQELLTIEEELQKQVELCEEWVAKLHYYQQSEDESLDRMEQLYRRLIKLENQLRRTNLPALPGDLVSALEIAGLMLDEADEKLIEEPFDVLAVQQQLDELEKQVYLVEEKSIETITACEEAENVIQYAYRYRNDPEAEALLKEAENSFRLAEFNQAIEFVNRILERYESD; from the coding sequence ATGTCAGAAGCGGCAACGATCAAACGAACATGGATTCTCATACTCATATACTCTCTGGTCTTTACCTTGACGGTAGGAGCTGTTGGTTTTCCAAAGGATAAAGATGCTCTTGTCATCGATGAAGAGAACTACTTTATCCGTCAGCAGATTGAGTCATTAACTCAGAATATTCAAAGTAAGGCTGCAGCCTTCCGAGTTGTGATTCTATCGAAGGCGGATTCCATGACTACACAAGAATATACCAATCAATTATTTGATGAACTGAAGATCCCTGATGACGGACTATTACTAGTAATGGCCATGGAAACAGGGGAGATCGTGGCAAAGCCAGGTAAAGCATTGATTGAGTTGGGGATCGATGGAAAACTGATCACTCAAAAAATCAATACGTTAATTGTACCGAATGCAGAACATAATATGCATTTGGAAGGTATTAGTACCTTTATTGACTCGATCGATGGTGAGATTACCACAGCACGCCATCGTCAGGCTACGCTGGAGTCTTCCATCGTCGATAAGAAAGCAGAACAGAATGAGGATGCTAATGTCTTAGGGATGCCCTTTTGGCTTAAATTAATCTTAGGTCTGACGATTTTGGCAGCCCTAGCCCTTGCATATATTTATTGGATGCGTCACCGCATGTTGAGAATGGTGGAGGATCTTTCAACGATCAAACTAGATTTGGAGGAGAGATTAACCAACTATACAGGCATTCCAGGGATAGCAGGATTATCCATTGAACAACAAAGGCGGATCCAAGAGATTAAACAGTCATGGAAGAAGATGGCTGAGGAGCATCTACCTAATTTTGAGATGAATCTATTTGAGATTGAAGAGGAGATCAGTCATCTCCATTTTATTCGAGCCAAACAGATGATGATGGATGCTGATCAGCTCATGGATCAAGTTGAGCAGCAGGCCATACAAATGGTGGAGGACTGGCAGGATTGGATTGATCAAACGGAGAATGTTCAGGATCGTGCCATTGAAGTAGAGCGGATTGTAGTACAGATTCAACAGGAATTACTGGTATATGTGAATGACGGTAAGCTCGTCATGGATTCCATTCAAGAAGAATGGAAACAGCTGCATGAGCTACGCGAGGAACTACAGACGCTGGCGAAAGAAGAAAGGATGGCTGAAGCGACCCCAATTCTTGACGAAATCGAATCCATCGTGGAAAAGCTAAAGTCGTTCACCTCGTTGATTCCACATATTTCTGAAGAGATGGAGGTAACCATCCCGAATGATCTGGATCAATTGACGCAGTTCGCCAATGAAATGGAAGTGCATGGTTTTGCGTTACGAGAAGTAGGGTTCTATGAAGAGATCGAACAAGTTCGTAAAAATTGGGCACTGATGCTGACACAATTTCACGAAGGCAATATTCGGGACATGATCCCCCAAGTTCAAGAGTTGAAGCAACAGCTAGATAAGATGTTTCAACATCTGGAGGAGGAGGTCAGTGCCAAAGAAAGAACGGGTCAGGCCCTCCAACGAATTCATTCATCTATCCATACTTTACAAGAGAAGCAAACGGAAGTGGAGCACCTCCTGTTCGATGTGAAGCAGCATTACCGTCTCCAAGATGATGAAGCGGTTGCCAGCCAAGCGATGGCGAATCTCCCTCAGATTCAAGAAGAGATGGAGGAGAAGATCGTGCAGATCGAAGGGAAGATGAAGGGGAAGGCACCGATCTATAACTCCCTTTACCAGGAGCTGCTAACGATCGAAGAGGAACTTCAAAAACAGGTGGAACTATGTGAAGAATGGGTTGCCAAGCTCCATTACTACCAACAAAGTGAAGATGAATCCTTAGATAGAATGGAGCAGTTGTATCGCCGTTTAATCAAGCTTGAAAATCAATTGCGGCGTACAAACCTACCAGCACTTCCTGGTGATCTTGTGAGTGCTTTAGAGATCGCAGGGTTGATGCTCGATGAAGCGGACGAAAAGCTCATAGAAGAACCATTCGATGTGCTGGCTGTTCAACAACAGCTCGATGAATTGGAGAAGCAGGTATATCTCGTTGAAGAAAAAAGTATTGAGACAATCACAGCGTGTGAGGAAGCAGAGAATGTTATTCAGTACGCATATCGTTATCGTAATGATCCAGAAGCAGAGGCTTTACTAAAGGAAGCAGAGAACTCATTTCGTCTGGCGGAGTTTAATCAGGCCATTGAGTTTGTGAATCGTATACTTGAACGATATGAATCAGATTGA
- the refZ gene encoding forespore capture DNA-binding protein RefZ, translating to MGKKGDQTKLAITNAAISLFKYQGYHGTSVRQIAERADVNIALISYYFKNKQGILESLFIQFYEGILQTSREVFPQEVDEHEEVLPYLLRYLRALMQYYQENQEVTLLVHRELSVDSTLMREVMSTYLAKQKYYLVTLLEWGVSQGEFQIVSLEVTALQIQSLITMPYLNLQVMQEVYHLPTHSPSFQQQLLEETEYAVYALVHPSL from the coding sequence ATGGGTAAAAAAGGTGACCAAACGAAGCTAGCAATTACTAATGCTGCTATTTCTCTGTTCAAATATCAGGGGTATCATGGAACCAGTGTACGTCAGATTGCTGAACGTGCTGATGTTAATATCGCCTTAATTTCCTACTATTTTAAAAATAAACAAGGTATCCTGGAATCATTATTCATCCAATTCTACGAAGGCATTCTCCAAACGAGCAGGGAGGTCTTTCCTCAAGAAGTAGATGAACATGAGGAGGTACTTCCTTATTTACTTCGCTATCTCCGTGCCTTGATGCAGTATTATCAGGAGAATCAAGAGGTAACACTCCTCGTACATCGAGAGCTTTCCGTTGATTCCACATTGATGCGTGAGGTAATGAGTACCTATCTTGCAAAGCAGAAGTACTATCTTGTAACTTTACTAGAATGGGGAGTATCTCAGGGAGAATTTCAGATCGTTTCTCTTGAAGTAACTGCTTTGCAAATACAGAGTCTAATAACAATGCCCTATCTCAATCTCCAAGTGATGCAGGAAGTTTATCATCTTCCCACACATTCTCCTAGCTTTCAGCAACAGCTCCTTGAGGAAACGGAGTATGCAGTCTATGCTTTAGTGCACCCTTCCTTATAG
- a CDS encoding sensor domain-containing diguanylate cyclase: MHIEEKKGIQNQWLHTLQEETAALFVDHEPHYPSVVPMSQVQDYGFLRRIFQLLMDVCKLDPVYYPHATYLITDRNGIVVSTKQGETCNIYRFGKWGLRTVGLSAISMCIRSGHSALVCGTEHDAPFLQEFNSFAFPIIVHGETIGAFAFLVKPITSVDPFTSLLHFSTMVERTLLHCCQEDSQINLHQEINIERKYSGLIKEMHERLNVNQMLSKLAVELERILRKGNISIGLVGQKDRVLHLAWHSEGKKLPTLHLPIQQQNEETAELYQEIFIKQEFVTHNRARYQQLLKLFPGMEQLDFSSFILLPLSHKRELMGFILIHSKQYLMLQEDEQQLLSRLVKEIAASLHQALVHQEVEQAVHKRDILYHVSQKLYSTFNLNEVLKTIIESIDQLYPELHVDLYLTADTFEIEVPVKILQFSQQEQEIYLRAFMEGRVIHQEQTTGVSLAVPLLGKQGSYGVFHIYSEPGTYLAEDEVAFITLLAETAGHAFENAQLYQQSRELIRELKIVNQITQELNKKLQLNEVLVYLVKKMATTFNANSMIIHHNPDSSERYTIDAISSDELGQLTLEPLLDRLCQCLARGEGLIQSDESCPIRENYIVRSVMGIPIRTDGLTMQCLIVFSEKPFAFTYNDYQLLQLIAQHSSLAVNNAILHQRLEQMVITDQLTQLYARHYLNDQIVVSQERDGFGSFILIDIDDFKKVNDTYGHQKGDELLQFVAQTVKNSIREGDVAARWGGEEIAIYLPRCEISSAKQVAERIRQRVEATSQPKVTLSIGVTTWKHGERDLEGEELFYYADKAMYKAKNSGKNLVVVAD; the protein is encoded by the coding sequence ATGCATATTGAAGAAAAAAAAGGAATACAGAACCAGTGGTTGCACACACTTCAAGAAGAAACCGCTGCTTTATTCGTAGATCATGAACCCCACTACCCTTCTGTAGTACCCATGAGTCAGGTTCAGGACTATGGCTTTCTTCGCCGTATATTTCAATTACTTATGGATGTGTGTAAGCTGGATCCTGTTTATTACCCTCATGCGACCTATTTAATTACGGACCGTAATGGCATTGTTGTCTCAACAAAACAAGGGGAAACCTGTAATATCTATCGCTTCGGGAAATGGGGATTGCGAACGGTAGGCCTATCCGCTATTAGTATGTGTATACGTTCAGGTCACTCAGCCTTAGTATGTGGTACAGAACATGATGCACCTTTTTTGCAGGAGTTTAATTCCTTTGCCTTTCCTATTATAGTACATGGTGAAACCATAGGGGCTTTTGCATTTCTTGTGAAGCCTATTACATCGGTGGATCCATTTACATCCTTATTGCACTTCTCTACCATGGTTGAACGGACATTACTCCATTGCTGTCAAGAAGATAGCCAAATTAATTTGCATCAGGAAATCAATATTGAGCGTAAATACTCGGGATTGATTAAAGAAATGCATGAACGTCTTAATGTTAACCAGATGCTGTCAAAATTAGCTGTAGAATTGGAACGGATACTTCGTAAGGGCAATATCTCCATTGGCTTAGTGGGTCAAAAAGACAGAGTACTTCATCTAGCATGGCATTCAGAAGGGAAAAAACTCCCTACCTTACACTTGCCTATTCAACAGCAGAATGAGGAGACGGCAGAGTTATATCAGGAAATTTTTATTAAGCAAGAGTTTGTGACCCACAATCGTGCTCGTTATCAGCAATTATTAAAGCTCTTCCCTGGCATGGAGCAATTAGATTTTTCCAGTTTTATCTTATTACCACTCTCTCATAAGCGAGAGTTGATGGGTTTCATCCTCATCCATAGTAAACAATATCTGATGCTACAAGAAGATGAGCAGCAATTGCTTTCGCGGTTGGTCAAAGAGATTGCGGCATCTCTTCATCAAGCCCTTGTTCATCAAGAGGTAGAGCAGGCTGTGCATAAACGAGATATCTTGTATCATGTGTCACAGAAACTCTATTCCACGTTTAACCTCAATGAGGTTTTAAAAACGATCATCGAGAGCATTGATCAGCTCTATCCAGAATTACATGTGGATCTCTATTTAACGGCAGATACCTTTGAAATTGAAGTGCCCGTCAAAATTCTTCAGTTTTCCCAACAGGAACAAGAGATCTATTTACGTGCATTTATGGAAGGAAGAGTCATACATCAGGAGCAAACCACTGGGGTATCCTTAGCTGTACCCTTACTGGGGAAACAGGGCAGCTATGGCGTTTTTCATATCTATTCGGAGCCAGGTACTTACTTGGCAGAAGATGAGGTAGCGTTCATCACGCTACTTGCAGAGACTGCAGGGCATGCTTTTGAGAATGCTCAGCTTTATCAGCAATCTCGTGAACTGATTCGTGAACTAAAAATCGTGAATCAGATCACCCAGGAGCTGAATAAAAAATTACAATTAAATGAAGTGCTAGTCTATCTGGTAAAGAAGATGGCCACAACCTTTAATGCCAATTCCATGATTATCCATCACAATCCAGACAGCAGTGAGCGATATACCATCGACGCGATCTCTAGTGATGAATTAGGACAACTGACACTAGAACCCTTGCTCGATAGACTATGTCAGTGTTTAGCGAGGGGGGAGGGTTTAATTCAGTCGGATGAATCATGCCCCATTCGGGAGAATTACATCGTCCGTTCAGTGATGGGAATTCCCATAAGAACGGATGGGCTAACGATGCAATGCTTGATCGTTTTTTCAGAGAAGCCATTTGCTTTTACCTATAATGATTACCAACTGCTTCAGTTAATTGCTCAACACTCATCCTTGGCTGTGAATAATGCCATTCTCCATCAACGCTTGGAGCAAATGGTGATCACGGATCAATTGACGCAACTGTATGCGCGTCATTACCTCAATGATCAGATTGTGGTTTCACAAGAGCGAGATGGATTTGGCTCATTTATTCTCATCGATATTGATGATTTCAAGAAGGTAAATGATACGTATGGACATCAAAAGGGGGACGAGCTACTCCAATTTGTTGCACAGACCGTGAAAAATAGTATTCGAGAAGGTGATGTTGCAGCACGTTGGGGAGGAGAAGAGATTGCCATCTATCTACCACGCTGTGAGATCTCTTCAGCGAAGCAAGTGGCCGAGCGGATTCGGCAACGGGTTGAAGCGACCTCTCAGCCCAAGGTAACACTTTCCATTGGCGTAACCACATGGAAGCATGGTGAACGCGATTTAGAAGGCGAGGAACTTTTCTACTATGCCGATAAGGCCATGTACAAAGCAAAAAATAGTGGTAAAAATCTTGTGGTGGTTGCAGATTAA
- a CDS encoding AtuA-related protein produces MAQLRLRDLAYVRSGDKGNTCDIGLFARTPEMYEIFVREVTANRVKEHFSPLVQGPVTRYEVPNVLGLKFILEEALGGGAASSLRSDNLGKSFGSILLRLVIEIPEELCTEEHLVPHYTR; encoded by the coding sequence ATGGCGCAATTACGATTACGGGATCTGGCGTATGTTCGCTCCGGAGATAAAGGGAACACCTGTGATATTGGACTCTTTGCACGTACCCCAGAAATGTATGAGATCTTTGTTCGAGAGGTTACAGCGAACCGAGTCAAGGAGCATTTCTCTCCATTGGTGCAGGGACCGGTTACTCGCTATGAGGTTCCTAATGTGCTAGGATTAAAATTTATCTTAGAGGAAGCATTAGGCGGAGGAGCAGCCTCCTCACTTCGTAGTGATAACTTAGGAAAATCATTTGGCTCCATCCTTTTGCGGCTTGTCATCGAGATTCCAGAGGAGTTATGTACAGAAGAGCATTTAGTCCCTCACTACACAAGATAA
- a CDS encoding DUF262 domain-containing protein, translated as MEKIFNVFNIKEVAKNSSYNREYLVNKALNGEYNLLIDQARYPLENLPLIFVNYNLNPEYQRKRVWDIKRKSKLIESCLVNVPIPPVFLYETDYNKYEVMDGLQRISTIISFFKNEFKLEGLELWSEINGCKFSDLPEELRNLIHRRYLSAIIILKESSKGKERELELKQFVFERLNTGGMELSPHEIRNALHPSNFNNMVNELADNKIFKLMIKNTDDELIRMEDREMILRFFAFKSAIKCDYKRGIKVTLDNYQIAAQKFNEEQVEDAKKYFMNVIENVHSIYGDKAFMKSNKGKFEKMIYDTVMLSVSKLLDEGYDLEVLRRRGTVNQTNKNSLIKKNKDQFNGKYTALVNVKARIDIFYNFLSEELSK; from the coding sequence TTGGAAAAAATTTTCAATGTTTTCAATATAAAAGAAGTAGCAAAAAATTCATCTTATAACCGCGAGTATTTAGTCAATAAAGCACTGAATGGCGAGTATAACCTTCTTATTGATCAAGCGAGATATCCTTTAGAAAACTTACCACTTATTTTTGTTAATTACAATTTAAATCCAGAATATCAAAGAAAAAGGGTATGGGATATTAAAAGAAAATCAAAATTAATAGAGAGTTGCTTGGTCAATGTTCCCATACCTCCGGTTTTTCTTTATGAGACAGATTATAATAAATATGAAGTAATGGATGGTTTACAAAGAATCTCAACCATAATCAGTTTTTTTAAGAATGAATTTAAGCTAGAGGGATTGGAACTGTGGAGTGAAATAAATGGTTGTAAATTTAGTGACCTACCTGAGGAGTTAAGAAATCTAATCCACAGACGCTATTTGTCTGCAATTATAATTTTGAAAGAATCGAGCAAGGGTAAGGAAAGAGAGTTAGAATTAAAACAATTTGTGTTTGAAAGGCTAAATACCGGGGGAATGGAACTATCTCCACATGAAATTAGAAACGCATTACACCCCTCTAATTTCAATAATATGGTAAATGAATTAGCGGATAATAAGATATTTAAATTGATGATTAAAAATACTGATGATGAACTCATCCGCATGGAAGATAGAGAAATGATACTTAGGTTTTTTGCGTTTAAATCTGCCATAAAATGTGATTACAAAAGAGGAATTAAAGTAACACTCGACAACTATCAAATTGCTGCACAAAAATTTAATGAAGAACAAGTTGAAGATGCAAAAAAATATTTTATGAATGTTATTGAAAATGTACATTCTATTTATGGAGACAAAGCATTCATGAAGAGTAATAAAGGTAAGTTTGAAAAAATGATATATGACACTGTAATGCTTTCAGTGTCGAAATTATTAGATGAAGGTTATGATTTAGAGGTGCTTCGTCGAAGGGGTACTGTAAATCAAACAAATAAAAATAGTCTAATTAAAAAAAACAAGGACCAATTTAATGGAAAATATACAGCTTTGGTTAATGTAAAAGCTAGGATAGACATTTTCTATAACTTTCTATCTGAGGAATTATCTAAATGA